Proteins co-encoded in one Cytobacillus sp. NJ13 genomic window:
- a CDS encoding SDR family NAD(P)-dependent oxidoreductase, with the protein MKNFPDLENKSVIVTGGSKGIGRDIALSFAENGAKVVIVGRNEEALQQTTEELRKMNPNSFYVSADLNKVSEIHRMTEAAVDYMGSFDVLINNAGINRAKPAMEVTEEDWDLTLDTNLKAAFFCSQKAAEYMIPNQSGKIVNIASQMAFVGYFKRAAYCASKGGMVQLTKALAVEWASHGINVNAVAPTFIETELTSKMFEDKEFEKEVYSRIPLGKLADAEDVSAATLFLSSNLSKFITGDTIKVDGGWTAI; encoded by the coding sequence ATGAAGAACTTTCCTGACCTGGAGAATAAATCGGTGATCGTGACGGGCGGAAGCAAAGGGATCGGAAGGGATATCGCCCTTTCCTTTGCAGAGAACGGAGCGAAGGTTGTGATCGTGGGGAGAAATGAAGAGGCTCTGCAGCAAACAACCGAAGAACTGAGAAAAATGAATCCTAACAGTTTTTATGTTTCCGCTGATTTAAATAAAGTTTCAGAGATTCATAGAATGACAGAAGCGGCCGTTGATTATATGGGCTCTTTTGATGTACTGATCAATAACGCGGGAATTAACCGGGCCAAGCCTGCTATGGAAGTGACAGAAGAGGATTGGGACCTGACGCTTGACACCAATTTGAAGGCAGCCTTCTTCTGCAGCCAGAAAGCAGCCGAATATATGATCCCGAATCAATCCGGCAAGATTGTCAATATTGCTTCCCAAATGGCCTTTGTCGGCTATTTCAAACGGGCGGCATATTGTGCCAGCAAGGGCGGCATGGTGCAGCTGACGAAAGCGCTTGCGGTGGAGTGGGCCTCCCATGGGATTAATGTGAACGCAGTCGCTCCGACCTTTATTGAAACGGAGCTGACTTCAAAAATGTTCGAAGACAAGGAATTTGAAAAGGAAGTCTACAGCAGGATTCCGCTTGGAAAGCTTGCGGATGCCGAGGATGTTTCCGCTGCCACCCTATTCCTTTCTTCCAATCTATCAAAGTTTATTACAGGCGATACGATAAAAGTAGATGGCGGATGGACAGCCATTTAA
- a CDS encoding 3-hydroxyacyl-CoA dehydrogenase family protein, which translates to MERIAVLGCGTMGHSIALNAAWAGLNVKMQGISEADLEQGWTNMLKKLEVMLDNGILSDSEAAQIQENIKMTVSVEEAVTDATFVIEAVPENIQLKIDLFKRLDALCAPDVILASNTSGLSPTEIASETAYPERTVVTHFWNPAHLIPLVEVVRGERTGDEAVERSFQLLRQMKKKPIEVKKEIPGFVGNRLQYALFREAQYLLEEGIASKEDIDDAVTYGIGRRLPVSGPLMTADMGGLDVFSAISDYLFQHLSSAEGSLPILKKLVEEQKLGDKSGEGYYKWDEAFSKQYNQKREAELIRFLKKDLAIQ; encoded by the coding sequence TTGGAGAGAATAGCTGTACTTGGGTGCGGCACGATGGGCCATTCTATTGCGCTTAATGCGGCCTGGGCCGGATTAAATGTAAAGATGCAGGGCATCAGTGAAGCCGACCTGGAACAGGGCTGGACCAATATGCTGAAAAAGCTTGAGGTTATGCTCGATAACGGTATTTTATCCGATTCGGAGGCTGCCCAAATTCAGGAAAATATTAAAATGACCGTATCTGTTGAAGAAGCGGTCACGGATGCTACTTTTGTAATTGAAGCTGTACCGGAAAACATTCAATTAAAGATTGACTTATTTAAGCGTCTTGACGCTCTTTGTGCTCCCGATGTCATTCTGGCCAGCAATACTTCCGGCCTCAGTCCAACGGAGATTGCTTCTGAGACAGCATATCCGGAACGGACAGTGGTGACACACTTCTGGAATCCGGCTCATCTGATTCCTCTCGTAGAGGTCGTACGGGGTGAGAGAACTGGCGATGAGGCAGTAGAAAGGTCGTTTCAGCTTTTAAGGCAAATGAAGAAAAAGCCGATTGAAGTGAAAAAAGAGATTCCCGGTTTTGTCGGAAATCGCCTTCAATATGCCCTCTTCCGCGAAGCCCAGTATCTTCTGGAGGAAGGCATCGCGAGCAAAGAAGATATTGATGATGCAGTTACTTACGGCATTGGGCGCAGGCTGCCGGTTTCAGGCCCATTGATGACAGCCGATATGGGCGGACTGGATGTCTTCTCGGCCATCTCTGACTATCTGTTCCAGCATTTATCCAGTGCTGAGGGCTCCCTGCCGATTTTAAAGAAGCTTGTAGAGGAACAGAAGCTCGGCGATAAATCGGGTGAAGGCTACTACAAGTGGGATGAAGCTTTTTCCAAACAGTACAACCAGAAGAGGGAAGCTGAGCTGATTCGCTTTTTAAAGAAGGATTTAGCAATCCAATAA